In a genomic window of Epinephelus fuscoguttatus linkage group LG23, E.fuscoguttatus.final_Chr_v1:
- the si:dkey-6n21.13 gene encoding P2Y purinoceptor 3, with protein MKIRSSLTMSSRGGISPNISVSVLQDLLSSPLPSPSTTPPSPSCSIDESYKYIFLPICYSFTFLFSISLNSVVLYRSFRRTKRWNASLIYMVNLASTDFMYGLSLPFLVASYIMRDRWIFGDFMCRLVRFLFYFNLYCSIFFLTCISVHRYLGICHPMKVITLETKKAVKCTCVLVWIVVFALTCPIFRFAQTGHVTRLGVLGGNASSIDNRSHEVSLINGNASYGNMGGVIEEYQNCWDDAIDKEFSDYVPYGIILHLLGFFVPFSIIAWCYSHVVLTIFRTLHSQPSSCRGRRDEGHEEIERRERSSPAIVARGRRGSNGLPRALGRNEGISIFLGAHSPYANRRRKSIKTIITITLLFALCFFPFHVTRTIFLLLKVTKGVPCHTMTMVSMCYKITRPLASFNAWLNALLYFLTKDKGGAHCCQAVNTTTQQHAGLLLPLRMMGKGEDAEEGGLDDRNDNKENKAFHSLSYMNRAKVRYIVE; from the coding sequence ATGAAGATCCGTTCATCCCTCACAATGTCATCCAGAGGTGGAATTTCTCCCAACATTAGTGTATCTGTACTCCAGGACTTACTCAGTTCCCCCTTGCCCTCACCCTCCACTAcccctccatctccatcttGCAGCATAGATGAGTCCTACAAGTACATCTTTCTCCCCATCTGTTACTCTTTTACGTTCCTCTTCAGCATTTCCCTTAactctgtcgtcctctaccgTTCCTTCCGCCGGACCAAGCGCTGGAATGCTTCACTGATCTACATGGTCAACCTGGCCTCTACAGACTTCATGTACGGCCTGTCACTGCCATTCCTTGTGGCTAGTTATATCATGCGTGACCGCTGGATCTTCGGGGACTTCATGTGCCGCCTGGTCCGTTTTCTCTTTTACTTTAACCTCTACTGCTCCATCTTCTTCCTCACTTGTATCTCTGTCCACAGGTACCTCGGTATCTGCCACCCAATGAAAGTCATCACACTAGAGACCAAGAAGGCTGTTAAGTGCACTTGTGTCCTGGTTTGGATTGTAGTGTTTGCTTTGACCTGCCCTATCTTCCGTTTTGCTCAGACTGGTCATGTGACAAGATTGGGAGTGCTTGGTGGCAATGCAAGCAGTATTGACAACCGTAGCCATGAGGTATCATTGATAAATGGTAATGCCAGCTATGGTAACATGGGAGGGGTTATTGAGGAGTACCAGAATTGTTGGGATGATGCAATTGATAAGGAATTTTCAGATTATGTACCCTATGGCATCATACTCCATTTGCTGGGCTTTTTTGTCCCTTTTTCCATAATTGCTTGGTGTTACTCTCACGTTGTCCTGACCATATTTAGAACTCTGCATTCTCAGCCCTCATCCTGCAGAGGTCGGAGAGATGAAGGACATGAGGaaatagagagaagagagagaagcagTCCTGCAATAGTtgcaagaggaagaagaggaagtaaTGGACTGCCAAGGGCACTGGGAAGAAATGAAGGGATTTCCATTTTCCTTGGTGCCCATTCCCCTTATGCCAATCGCAGACGTAAATCTATCAagaccatcatcaccatcacccttctctttgctctgtgttttttcccctttcatgTTACTCGAACCATCTTTCTCCTGCTAAAGGTCACCAAGGGAGTCCCCTGTCACACTATGACCATGGTCTCCATGTGCTATAAGATCACAAGGCCTTTAGCATCGTTCAACGCATGGCTCAACGCTCTCCTTTACTTCCTGACTAAAGACAAGGGGGGAGCTCACTGCTGCCAGGCGGTAAACACCACCACCCAACAACATGCTGGGCTTCTATTGCCACTAAGGATGATGGGAAAAGGAGAAGAtgcagaggagggagggctgGACGACAGAAATGACAATAAGGAGAATAAAGCATTTCACAGTCTCTCATACATGAACAGAGCAAAAGTCAGATATATAGTTGAATGA